TGACTGGAAGCGTTTTGCCGTAATCTGAGAGTGCCGATCTGTCTTCAGGAGCAACCTCAGTTTTAAAGGAGTGCGCCAGGCGGTCTTTTCGCCCTTTGGCAAGCGCCATATCCCAGCACTCTCTCCTTTTGCACAAATAAGCGCCGCGCCCTGCTTTCTTACCTCGTAAATCTATCTCGATGTTACCGGCAGGCGTATGAACAAGGCGGACAAGCTCGTGTTTGGGTTTTGTCTGATGACAAGCCACACATGTCCTCTCGGGAACATCATGCTTCGTGTCACTCATCCGTGAATGCATCTTCGAATCCGTCATCCTCAATCAGTTTGACCAGTTTTGCCTTTTTGGTTCCCTTGGGTTTTTCATCGGTGAATTTCTTTTTGCTTTTTTCTGTTTTGTCACCGGTTCGGGCTGTTTTAGGGAGAATATCCTCGGCAAAACGTATTTGTGGGCCCTCTGGAAGCGGTGGCCGTTTTTCAATCACGGTCTCTACAGGGATGATCTCCTCAGCGCTTTCTTCTGCAACTTCCGGCTCCGCCAGAACCTCTGCTTCCGGTACAACCGCGGCTAACTCCGCAGCCTTCTCGATGGCAGCTATTTCCGCAGCAATTGGAACCTCTATTTTCTCCGGGGCAACGCTACTGGCACTCTTGATATCTATCTTCCAGTTAGTGAGCCTTGCTGCGAGACGTGCATTCTGGCCCTCTCTGCCGATGGCCAGCGAGAGTTGCCCATCCGGCACAATGGCTATAGCCGACATCTGGGATTGGTCGATGGTGACAGCCAATGTCTGAGCAGGACTTAGCGCATTGGCCACAAAAACCTTAGGGTCTTGATCCCATTTGATGACATCTACCTTTTCGCCTTGCAGTTCGTTGATGATACTCTGGATTCGGATTCCGCGCAGTCCGATGCACGAACCCACCGGATCGATCTCTTCCTGCTTGGCTGCCACAGCGATTTTGGTGCGGGAACCGGGTTCTCTGGCGACCGCTTTCAGCTCCACCAGGCCGTTGCTGATTTCCGGGACCTCAAGCTCAAAGAGTCTCCGAACCAGGTTGGGGTGTGTTCTGGATAGTAGCAGTCGGGGTCCTTTAGTTGTCTGGCTAACCTCCAATAGATAGACCTTAAGCCTTTGGCCCGGGCGATAGTGTTCCGTTCGAACTTGCTCGGCTATGGGAAGCACGCCATCTGCTTTCCCCAGATCAACAATGGCGTGCCGGTGGTCCACCTGCTGGACTATGCCGGCGATTATCTCGCCTTCCCTGTGAGCGAATGTGCCGAATATGAACTCTCGCTCTGCTTCCCGGAGGCGTTGCATCACCACTTGCTTGGCAGTTTGCACGCCGATTCTCCCCGCATCCGGGGGATGGATTTCAACCTTGATGGTTTCACCCAGTTGGACGTCTTTTTGAATCTTCCTGGCATCGGCCAGAGAAATCTCATGCCACATGTCGGCTGGTTTTTCCGTGACGACCTTCTGAGCATAGAC
The sequence above is drawn from the Dehalococcoidia bacterium genome and encodes:
- the nusA gene encoding transcription termination factor NusA, yielding MKNNFLLAITQLAAERNLPKELVFKAVESALGSTYRKDESIGKYDIAVSILPTNGEIRVYAQKVVTEKPADMWHEISLADARKIQKDVQLGETIKVEIHPPDAGRIGVQTAKQVVMQRLREAEREFIFGTFAHREGEIIAGIVQQVDHRHAIVDLGKADGVLPIAEQVRTEHYRPGQRLKVYLLEVSQTTKGPRLLLSRTHPNLVRRLFELEVPEISNGLVELKAVAREPGSRTKIAVAAKQEEIDPVGSCIGLRGIRIQSIINELQGEKVDVIKWDQDPKVFVANALSPAQTLAVTIDQSQMSAIAIVPDGQLSLAIGREGQNARLAARLTNWKIDIKSASSVAPEKIEVPIAAEIAAIEKAAELAAVVPEAEVLAEPEVAEESAEEIIPVETVIEKRPPLPEGPQIRFAEDILPKTARTGDKTEKSKKKFTDEKPKGTKKAKLVKLIEDDGFEDAFTDE
- a CDS encoding YlxR family protein, which produces MSDTKHDVPERTCVACHQTKPKHELVRLVHTPAGNIEIDLRGKKAGRGAYLCKRRECWDMALAKGRKDRLAHSFKTEVAPEDRSALSDYGKTLPVTLTTGERGVG